The Prunus persica cultivar Lovell chromosome G7, Prunus_persica_NCBIv2, whole genome shotgun sequence genome has a segment encoding these proteins:
- the LOC18769544 gene encoding uncharacterized protein LOC18769544: MPFGGGSSYFSSLLFPDIGKKKHRRRVSAMKEDYEIDEKKQAAADVLFNYSKFVMACIGNQVRPCDLRLHLMKEISGIPTSLKKDSAQRAASPDAMGESSSSGTARLDKTDSFRDRAL; encoded by the exons ATGCCTTTTGGTGGCGGTTCTTCCTacttctcctctcttctcttccccgatattggaaaaaaaaaacatagacgCAGAGTTTCCGCCATGAAAGAAGATTACGAG attGATGAGAAAAAGCAAGCTGCTGCTGATGTATTGTTTAACTATTCAAAATTTGTGATGGCGTGCATTGGAAATCAAGTTCGACCTTGTGACTTGAGGTTGCATCTAATGAAG GAGATTTCAGGTATACCAACTTCTCTGAAGAAAGATTCAGCCCAGAGAGCAGCTTCTCCTGATGCAATGGGCGAATCATCAAGCTCGGGTACAGCTAGACTTGATAAAACAGACAGTTTTCGGGATCGGGCGCTATAG
- the LOC18770453 gene encoding protein EARLY-RESPONSIVE TO DEHYDRATION 7, chloroplastic — MANPNPTPKHPLYPEVMQSNPEAPSIPNPTASSRNLYPSLDMKDLVDNLFPENSNINPTSHYQHWAQPSAPPSFQPSAPPSFQPSAPPSSQPSVPPPSQPSAPPSSQPSAPAVATEEVLIKIPGAIVNLIDKHYSVELASGDFTIIRLVQGDDIVAVLARVGDEIQWPLAKEEASVKLDDSHYFFSLYAPPDSESESDSKSKTTTNDPDNFLNYGLTIASKGQGGLVKQLDEILKSYCSFSEQKVSDKAKKKGEALDDTMALETSPTELISDKKKELEERSAAYWTTLAPNVEDYNGRAAKLIAAGSGQLIKGILWCGDVTVERLKWGNEVMKKKMDPLSNKEVSPQTMRRIKRVKSVSKTTQKVAAGVLSGVLKVSGYFTSSVVNSKVGKKFFRLLPGEILLASLDGFCKVCDAVEVAGKNVMSTSSTVTTELVSHRYGEQAGKAANDGLDAAGHAIGTAWTVFKIRKALNPKSVFKSSTLAKTAAKSAAEEARTKKSK; from the exons ATGGCTAACCCTAACCCTACTCCCAAACATCCCCTGTACCCTGAGGTCATGCAGTCGAACCCAGAAGCCCCATCAATCCCTAACCCTACCGCCTCATCCCGAAATCTCTACCCTTCCCTCGACATGAAAGACCTCGTCGACAATCTTTTCCCTGAAAACTCTAACATTAACCCTACCTCCCATTACCAACACTGGGCTCAGCCCTCAGCTCCACCGTCATTTCAGCCCTCTGCTCCGCCGTCATTTCAGCCCTCTGCTCCGCCGTCATCTCAGCCCTCGGTTCCCCCACCATCTCAGCCATCTGCTCCGCCCTCATCTCAGCCGTCCGCTCCGGCCGTGGCCACCGAAGAGGTCCTCATCAAAATCCCCGGCGCCATTGTCAACCTTATCGACAAGCACTACAGTGTCGAGCTCGCCTCCGGCGATTTCACGATCATACGCCTCGTCCAAGGCGACGACATCGTCGCCGTCCTCGCCCGAGTCGGAGACGAGATACAATGGCCTCTGGCGAAGGAGGAAGCCTCCGTGAAGCTGGACGACTCGCATTATTTCTTCTCGCTCTACGCCCCGCCGGATTCCGAGTCCGAGTCGGACTCCAAATCCAAAACGACCACGAACGATCCGGACAATTTTTTGAACTACGGATTGACGATTGCGTCGAAAGGACAAGGGGGATTGGTGAAGCAATTGGATGAGATTTTGAAGAGTTACTGCAGTTTTTCGGAGCAGAAAGTTTCCGATAAGGCGAAGAAGAAGGGGGAGGCGTTGGACGATACAATGGCTCTGGAGACGTCACCGACAGAGTTGATTTCGGATAAGAAGAAGGAGTTGGAGGAGAGGAGTGCTGCGTATTGGACCACATTGGCTCCGAATGTGGAGGACTACAATGGGAGGGCGGCTAAGTTGATTGCAGCCGGGTCGGGCCAGCTGATCAAGGGGATTTTGTGGTGTGGTGATGTGACAGTGGAGAGGTTGAAATGGGGAAATGAggttatgaagaagaagatggaccCGCTTTCGAATAAGGAAGTCAGTCCCCAAACCATGAGGAGGATTAAAAG GGTTAAGAGTGTGAGCAAAACGACACAGAAAGTTGCAGCTGGTGTCCTTTCTGGGGTTTTGAAAGTTTCTGGATACTTCACAAGTTCGGTGGTAAATTCCAAAGTAGGAAAGAAATTCTTCCGTCTTCTGCCTGGGGAAATTTTGCTAGCATCACTGGATGGATTTT GCAAGGTGTGTGATGCAGTCGAAGTAGCTGGAAAAAATGTCATGTCAACGTCATCTACTGTAACAACCGAGCTCGTCTCCCACAG GTATGGTGAACAAGCTGGTAAGGCTGCGAACGACGGGCTTGATGCAGCTGGACATGCCATAGGAACTGCGTGGACTGTTTTTAAGATCCGCAAGGCACTCAACCCAAAAAGTGTTTTCAAATCCTCCACCCTAGCCAAGACTGCTGCTAAGTCAGCGGCTGAGGAAGCAAGGACTAAGAAATCCAAATAA
- the LOC18771787 gene encoding alpha-mannosidase, with the protein MRKVETLASGFQFVLVFVAVCLCKEAVGSGYVRYKTGGGVVEGKLNVHLVAHSHDDVGWLKTIDQYYVGSNNSIQGACVENTLDSVIESLVRDPNRKFVFAEMAFFQRWWSTQRAGIQEIVRKLVDAGQLEFVNGGWCMHDEATVHYIDMIDQTTLGHRAIKQQFNKTPRAGWQIDPFGHSAVQAYLLGAELGFDSVHFARIDYQDRAKRKGDKSLEVIWRGSRTFGSSSQIFANAFPVHYSPPPGFHFEVNDDFIPVQDNPLLFDYNVEKRVSDFINASITQANVTRTNHIMWTMGDDFQYQYAESWFKQMDKLIHYVNKDSRVNALYSTPSIYTDAKNAANQSWPLKTDDYFPYADTADAYWTGFFTSRPGLKRYVRSLSGYYLAARELEFLIGKRANGSNTYILGDALGIAQHHDAVTGTAKQHTTNDYAKRLSIGAFEAEAVVSAALSCLTKSKSGDQCKEPTSTFSQCQLLNISYCPPTEKDIPEGKSLVVVAYNPLGWNRTEIVRIPVNDATLSVRDSSGNILEVQYVNLDNVTADLRNFYTKAYLGQSSKQVPKYWLIFQASVPPLGWNTYFISRGATKRRWKNGNRFLSVMDSPQNETIEVGPGDLKMSFSFASGQLKRMYNSKTGVDVPIQQSYLWYGSSKGDINSQQRSGAYIFRPNGSPATIVSRSVPLKVFRGPLVDEIHQQFNSWIYQVTRLYKDKEHAEVEYTIGPIPTEDGVGKEVITRMTANMETNKVFYTDSNGRDFIKRVRDYRPDWPLSVNQPVAGNYYPLNLGIYTLDKKSEFSVLVDRATGGSSIEDGEVELMLHRRTLYDDSRGVGEALDERVCAGETCEGLTVRGNYYMCVNQVGAGAPWRRTTGQEVYSPLLLAFTHEKLEDWTASHLTKASTMDLNYSLPLNVALITLQELDDGSVLLRLAHLYEAAEDPQYSTLAKVELKKMFTGKMIKEVKEVSLSANQEKSEMKKMTWKVEGDKGDKPTPIRGGAVSSSTLVVELGPMEIRTFLLKF; encoded by the exons ATGAGAAAGGTGGAAACTTTAGCCTCGGGTTTTCAGTTTGTGCTTGTTTTTGTTGCTGTTTGTTTGTGCAAGGAGGCCGTTGGTAGCGGTTATGTGAGGTACAAGACAGGGGGTGGTGTGGTGGAAGGCAAGTTGAATGTTCATTTGGTTGCGCATTCGCACGACGACGTTGGATGGTTGAAAACTATTGATCAGTACTATGTTGGATCAAACAATAGCATTCAG GGTGCTTGTGTCGAGAATACTTTGGACTCTGTTATCGAATCGTTGGTTCGTGATCCGAATAGGAAATTTGTGTTTGCTGAGATG GCGTTCTTTCAAAGATGGTGGTCAACACAAAGAGCTGGAATTCAAGAAATAGTGCGAAAACTAGTAGATGCTGGGCAGCTAGAGTTTGT AAatggtggttggtgtatgcATGATGAAGCAACAGTCCATTACATAGACATGATTGACCAAACAACTCTAGGTCACCGTGCAATAAAGCAGCAGTTCAACAAGACGCCTCGTGCCGGATGGCAAATTGATCCATTCGGACACTCTGCTGTGCAAGCTTACTTACTTGGAGCTGAG CTTGGGTTTGATTCTGTACATTTTGCAAGGATTGATTATCAGGACAGAGCAAAGCGCAAGGGGGATAAGTCTCTTGAAGTTATATGGCGTGGATCCagaacttttggttcatcATCTCAG ATTTTTGCCAATGCGTTTCCGGTTCACTATAGTCCACCACCAGGTTTCCATTTTGAAGTAAACGATGACTTCATCCCTGTCCAG GATAACCCTCTTCTTTTTGACTACAATGTTGAAAAGCGTGTTAGTGATTTTATCAATGCTTCAATTACCCAA GCAAATGTGACGAGGACAAATCACATTATGTGGACAATGGGTGATGATTTCCAGTACCAATATGCTGAGTCTTGGTTCAAACAAATGGACAAATTAATTCACTATGTTAATAAG GACAGTCGAGTTAATGCCTTGTATTCTACACCATCTATCTATACTGATGCTAAAAATGCAGCAAACCAGTCGTGGCCACTGAAAACTGATGATTATTTCCC GTATGCAGATACGGCAGATGCTTATTGGACTGGATTTTTTACTAGTCGCCCAGGTTTGAAGAGATATGTCCGGTCACTGAGTGGATATTATTTG GCGGCACGAGAACTGGAATTTCTGATTGGAAAGAGAGCAAATGGTTCCAATACCTATATCCTTGGAGATGCTTTAGGAATTGCACAGCACCATGATGCTGTCACCGGCACTGCTAAACAACATACAACCAATGACTATGCAAAGCGCCTGTCCATTGGCGCCTTTGAG GCAGAAGCTGTTGTCAGTGCTGCTCTATCGTGCCTAACTAAAAGTAAATCAGGAGACCAATGTAAGGAGCCAACATCGACTTTTAGCCAG TGTCAATTACTCAATATCAGTTACTGCCCTCCAACAGAAAAAGATATTCCAGAAGGGAAAAGCTTG GTTGTTGTAGCATATAATCCTCTTGGATGGAATCGGACCGAGATTGTTAGGATACCT GTTAACGATGCCACTCTTTCTGTTCGAGATTCCTCTGGAAATATTCTTGAGGTACAATATGTAAATTTGGATAATGTTACAGCAGATCTAAGAAACTTCTATACAAAAGCCTACTTGGGACAGTCATCAAAACAAGTTCCTAAGTACTGGCTAATCTTTCAAGCCTCTGTGCCACCACTTGGTTGGAACACCTACTTCATTTCAAGGGGAGCTACCAAACGTAGAT ggaaaaatggaaatagatTTCTCTCTGTGATGGACAGTCCACAAAACGAGACCATTGAAGTTGGACCCGGAGATCTGAAGatgtccttttcttttgcttccGGACAACTCAAACGGATGTATAATTCTAAAACAGGA GTTGATGTACCAATACAGCAGAGCTACCTCTGGTATGGTTCAAGCAAAGGTGATATCAATTCTCAG CAACGTTCTGGTGCATACATATTCCGGCCTAATGGCTCCCCTGCAACTATTGTATCAAGATCG GTACCCCTGAAGGTTTTTCGTGGACCACTAGTTGATGAGATTCACCAGCAGTTCAATTCATGGATCTATCAG GTCACTAGACTTTACAAAGACAAAGAGCATGCCGAAGTCGAATATACT atTGGTCCAATTCCCACAGAAGATGGTGTTGGAAAAGAGGTCATCACTAGAATGACAGCAAACATGGAAACAAACAAGGTGTTCTACACCGATTCCAACGGAAGGGATTTCATTAAACGG GTACGAGATTATAGGCCAGACTGGCCCCTTTCGGTTAATCAACCTGTAGCAGGAAACTATTATCCA CTAAATCTTGGAATCTATACTCTTGATAAGAAATCAGAGTTCTCAGTCCTGGTTGATCGTGCCACTGGAGGATCCAGCATTGAAGATGGTGAAGTAGAGCTGATGCTTCAtag GCGAACACTCTATGATGATTCCAGAGGGGTGGGTGAAGCGCTTGATGAAAGAGTGTGCGCCGGAGAAACTTGTGAAGGACTAACG GTTCGAGGAAACTATTATATGTGCGTAAACCAGGTAGGGGCTGGTGCCCCCTGGCGCAGGACAACTGGCCAGGAAGTTTACTCACCGCTTCTTCTAGCTTTCACTCATGAG AAATTGGAGGATTGGACTGCATCTCATTTGACAAAAGCATCTACCATGGATCTGAATTACAGCTTGCCTCTCAATGTTGCTTTGATTACTCTTCAG GAGTTGGATGACGGAAGTGTGCTCCTTCGTCTAGCACATCTATATGAG GCAGCTGAAGATCCTCAATATTCAACATTGGCCAAAGTTGAACTGAAGAAGATGTTTACTGGAAAAATG ATTAAGGAAGTGAAGGAAGTGAGCTTGTCAGCAAACCAAGAGAAGTcagagatgaagaagatgacatGGAAAGTTGAGGGTGACAAAGGCGACAAACCTACACCAATTAGAGGAGGCGCTGTCAGTAGTTCAACTCTTGTTGTTGAGCTTGGACCCATGGAGATACGCACTTTCTTGTTGAAATTTTAG
- the LOC18769148 gene encoding uncharacterized protein LOC18769148 has product MAAKALCRLAEGNSAISRSFAESTSLYSFGVLLEKGSENAQLYSVLALMVIMKVAEEDADLRRCAFSPNSPTWKYIADQLLLKITENVENSDFQVFCIKAIGNLAKTFGSRETRMINRLVQLLNGSEYDVTEEACIALTKFSCTDNYFHIDHSKAIISAGGVKH; this is encoded by the coding sequence atgGCAGCCAAAGCCCTTTGCAGACTAGCGGAAGGGAACTCAGCCATTTCCCGTAGCTTCGCAGAATCAACATCACTATATAGTTTCGGTGTGCTCCTGGAAAAGGGTTCCGAAAATGCCCAACTTTATTCTGTCCTTGCATTAATGGTGATCATGAAAGTGGCAGAGGAAGATGCTGATTTGAGAAGATGTGCCTTCAGTCCTAATTCTCCCACTTGGAAATATATTGCTGATCAATTATTACTGAAGATCACTGAGAATGTTGAAAACTCAGACTTCCAAGTCTTTTGCATAAAAGCTATTGGGAATTTGGCAAAGACATTTGGGTCAAGAGAGACAAGGATGATCAACCGATTGGTGCAGCTTCTCAATGGAAGCGAATATGATGTTACTGAGGAGGCTTGCATTGCCCTCACAAAATTTTCTTGTAcagacaactatttccacatTGACCATTCCAAGGCAATAATAAGTGCTGGAGGTGTTAAGCACTGA
- the LOC18770717 gene encoding histidine kinase 1 → MAKQAEEGLFDSSECSPSRSTPIGTPLRKVFDKISGFATPWRKNGTIPQGRRIFHRDVERDQFQYANAHCLSSYYSVFVARLAIMVMLAILIGLLTILTWHFTRVYTAKSLSNLAYGLRYELLQRPVLRMWNILNSTAEITAAQVKLSEYVIKRYSKPTTQAEQVELYESMRAVTWAMFASRKALNAITINYRNGFVQAFHRDHRSNNTYYIYSDLANYSISASGAYDANMMSTHQGWSDQTIHGNISAKWYREPLNPVTGEKIGKASQIQPDDLINIAGLSQVPDGVATWHVAVSKYSDSPLLSAALAVSDPSNKSIVAVVGVTTALYSVGQLMKELVEFHSGHIYLTSQEGYLLATSTNAPLLRNSTEGPKLMMAVDSEDHIIRTGAEWLQRAYGNEFPPSHEVHVENARLGHQQYYIDSFFLKLKRLPLVGVIIIPRKYIMGKVDERAFKTLVILISASFCILVTGCICIFILTNGVSKEMKLRAELISHLDARRRAEASSNYKSQFLANMSHELRTPMAAVIGLLDILISDDCLTNEQYSTVTQIRKCSTALLRLLNNILDISKVESGKLVLEEAEFDLGRELEGLFDMFSVQCINHNVETVLDLSDDMPKLVRGDSARVVQIFANLISNSIKFTTSGHVILRGSCENISGDIRRIPFDQKNFRPSHKAKLKQGNHVKKAPKKDDKMILWFEVDDTGCGIDPGKWESVFESFEQADPSTTRTHGGTGLGLCIVRTLVNKMGGEIKVVKKDGPGTLMQLYLVINTPADGTEQLCQVDLAKHNVVVLLALHGSMGRLITSQWLRKNGVFTVATSEWNELTQILRELFQTRNSGHSNSFETQFSLSDSLRGEIRSVYDIRNPAFVMVVDIGLLDLSTDIWKEQLNFLDKYSGKAKFAWMLNHDTSNAIKTELRRKGYVLMVNKPLYKAKMVQILEDVIKERNLETERRTANALRSTTKEGELHECLEIDSTQFDVASSDDSDICEKNNPNSKNALHIEENQRDRNTKPSSSQYQTVNSCLVELTNVCSKEKNSRKEESYQIRSNLCDMEDEEHKSQCGNSKFQEQHLIANGREEHGNSHRAVNQQKSLEGLRILLAEDTPVLQRVATIMLEKMGATVIAVADGLQAVDALNCLLTAEDSRRELRLKDRDTNAENKSWVPRPFDLVLMDCQMPKMDGYEATKAIRKSEEGTGLHIPIVALTAHAMSSDEAKCLEVGMDAYLTKPIDYKLMVSTILSLTKVTA, encoded by the exons ATGGCAAAGCAAGCAGAGGAAGGCCTTTTTGATAGTTCTGAATGTTCACCAAGTAGAAGCACACCAATCGGAACTCCTTTAAGAAAGGTGTTTGATAAGATTTCAGGTTTTGCTACACCTTGGAGAAAAAACGGTACAATTCCTCAGGGTAGAAGAATCTTTCATAGGGATGTTGAAAGAGACCAGTTTCAGTATGCAAATGCTCATTGCCTCTCCTCATACTACAGCGTCTTCGTGGCCCGGCTTGCTATCATG GTTATGCTAGCCATTTTAATTGGGCTATTGACCATACTGACTTGGCATTTCACAAGGGTCTACACAGCAAAATCACTGAGCAACTTAGCATACGGGCTACGTTATGAACTTCTGCAGCGTCCCGTTTTACGGATGTGGAACATCTTGAATTCTACAGCCGAAATAACAGCAGCACAGGTTAAGCTGTCGGAGTATGTAATCAAACGGTACAGCAAGCCTACTACTCAAGCAGAACAAGTTGAG CTATACGAATCGATGAGGGCTGTGACATGGGCAATGTTTGCAAGTCGTAAAGCTCTCAATGCAATTACTATCAACTACAGAAATGGTTTTGTCCAGGCATTTCATAGAGATCACAGGAGCAACAACACATACTACATCTACTCTGATCTTGCAAACTATTCAATCAGTGCCAGTGGAGCTTACGATGCTAATATGATGTCAACACATCAGGGGTGGAGTGATCAAACCATACATGGCAACATTTCTGCAAAATGGTACCGCGAACCCCTCAATCCTGTCACGGGTGAGAAGATAGGAAAAGCAAGCCAAATCCAGCCAGATGATCTGATCAATATAGCAGGGCTTTCACAAGTACCAGATGGTGTGGCCACGTGGCACGTGGCGGTGAGCAAGTACTCAGATTCACCACTGCTCTCAGCAGCACTGGCAGTTTCTGACCCTTCAAATAAAAGCATAGTGGCTGTTGTGGGTGTTACTACAGCTCTATATAGTGTTGGGCAGCTGATGAAAGAACTGGTTGAGTTTCACAGTGGACATATTTACTTAACGTCTCAAGAAGGTTACTTGCTTGCTACTTCTACAAATGCTCCTCTTTTAAGGAATTCAACAGAAGGGCCTAAGCTTATGATGGCTGTCGATTCTGAGGATCACATCATTCGAACTGGAGCGGAGTGGTTACAGAGAGCCTATGGCAATGAGTTCCCTCCTAGTCATGAGGTTCATGTTGAGAATGCCAGGCTTGGACACCAGCAATACTACATCGACTCgttttttctaaaattgaaGAGACTCCCTCTG GTAGGGGTTATTATCATcccaagaaaatatataatggGGAAGGTAGATGAGAGAGCCTTCAAAACATTGGTTATACTGATTTCTGCATCATTTTGTATCTTGGTCACTGGATGTATTTGCATTTTCATACTGACAAATGGAGTATCAAAGGAAATGAAACTCAGGGCAGAGCTGATAAGTCATCTTGATGCAAGAAGAAGGGCAGAGGCCTCTAGCAACTACAAAAGCCAATTTCTAGCAAATATGAG CCATGAACTGAGGACACCAATGGCTGCAGTGATTGGGCTGCTGGACATTCTTATCAGTGATGATTGCCTTACAAATGAACAATATTCCACAGTCACTCAGATTAGGAAATGCTCGACGGCTCTACTTCGGCTTCTTAACAACATATTGGATATCAGCAAG GTTGAATCTGGAAAACTGGTGTTGGAAGAAGCCGAGTTTGACTTGGGAAGAGAACTTGAGGGGCTCTTTGATATGTTCTCTGTGCAGTGCATTAACCACAATGTGGAGACTGTTTTAGATCTCTCTG ATGACATGCCAAAATTAGTTCGAGGAGATTCTGCAAGAGTTGTTCAAATATTTGCTAATCTAATCAGCAATTCTATCAAGTTCACTACAT CGGGCCATGTTATACTCAGAGGATCATGTGAGAACATTTCTGGTGATATCAGGAGAATCCCTTTCGATCAGAAAAATTTTCGGCCTTCTCATAAGGCAAAGCTGAAGCAAGGGAACCATGTAAAGAAGGCCCCAAAGAAAGACGACAAAATGATTCTTTGGTTTGAAGTTGATGACACTGGCTGTG GAATTGATCCTGGTAAATGGGAGTCTGTCTTTGAAAGCTTTGAGCAAGCTGATCCCTCAACAACTCGAAC GCATGGTGGCACTGGACTTGGATTGTGCATCGTACGGACGTTG GTTAACAAGATGGGTGGAGAAATCAAGGTTGTAAAGAAGGATGGGCCTGGAACTTTAATGCAATTATACTTGGTTATCAATACGCCTGCAGATGGCACAGAGCAACTTTGTCAAGTAGATTTAGCAAAGCACAATGTAGTG GTGCTACTTGCACTACATGGCAGCATGGGTAGATTGATTACGTCCCAGTGGTTGCGTAAAAATGGAGTGTTCACTGTGGCAACATCCGAGTGGAATGAACTGACACAAATTCTTCGAGAACTCTTTCAAACCAGGAATTCAGGTCACAGTAACAGCTTTGAAACACAGTTTTCACTAAGCGACTCTTTGAGAGGTGAAATTCGAAGCGTATATGACATAAGGAACCCAGCTTTCGTCATGGTTGTCGATATAGGGCTGCTGGACTTGAGCACAGATATATGGAAGGAACAGCTTAACTTCCTTGACAAGTACTCCGGGAAAGCAAAGTTTGCATGGATGCTGAATCATGATACCTCCAACGCCATAAAGACGGAGCTCCGGAGAAAAGGGTACGTGTTGATGGTTAACAAACCTCTATACAAGGCAAAGATGGTTCAGATTTTGGAAGATGTcataaaagagagaaacctTGAAACAGAGAGGAGAACTGCAAATGCTTTGAGAAGTACCACAAAAGAAGGTGAATTGCATGAATGCCTTGAGATTGATTCTACTCAGTTTGATGTTGCCAGCTCTGATGATTCTGATATATGTGAAAAGAATAACCCCAATTCCAAAAATGCACTTCATATTGAAGAAAACCAAAGAGACAGGAACACAAAACCTAGTTCCTCACAATACCAGACGGTTAACAGCTGCTTAGTTGAACTGACAAATGTAtgctcaaaagaaaaaaattcaaggaaAGAAGAGTCATATCAGATAAGGTCCAACTTATGTGACATGGAAGATGAAGAACATAAATCTCAATGTGGAAATTCCAAATTTCAAGAACAGCATTTGATTGCCAACGGACGTGAAGAGCATGGTAACTCACATAGAGCTGTGAATCAACAGAAATCTCTCGAAGGCCTACGCATACTGCTCGCAGAAGACACACCAGTGCTGCAGAGAGTTGCAACTATAATGCTAGAAAAAATGGGGGCTACAGTAATTGCTGTGGCTGATGGGCTGCAGGCAGTTGATGCTCTAAACTGTTTGCTCACTGCAGAAGACAGTAGAAGGGAGCTTCGCTTGAAGGATAGAGATACAAATGCAGAAAACAAAAGTTGGGTCCCCCGTCCGTTTGACTTGGTTCTAATGGATTGTCAG ATGCCAAAGATGGATGGTTATGAGGCAACAAAAGCAATCAGGAAATCAGAAGAAGGGACTGGTTTACACATTCCAATTGTTGCTCTAACAGCCCATGCAATGTCATCAGATGAAGCCAAATGCTTGGAGGTGGGCATGGATGCTTATCTAACAAAGCCTATTGACTACAAGTTGATGGTGTCTACCATTCTTTCACTCACTAAAGTGACAGCCTAA
- the LOC18769042 gene encoding proteasome subunit alpha type-7, whose protein sequence is MARYDRAITVFSPDGHLFQVEYALEAVRKGNAAVGVRGTDTIVLGVEKKSTAKLQDSRSVRKIVNLDNHIALACAGLKADARVLINKARIECQSHRLTVEDPVTVEYITRYIAGLQQKYTQSGGVRPFGLSTLIVGFDPYTGSPSLYQTDPSGTFSAWKANATGRNSNSIREFLEKNFKETSGQETIKLAIRALLEVVESGGKNIEVAVMTKDHGLRQLEEAEIDAIVAEIEAEKAAAEAAKKGPPRET, encoded by the exons ATGGCGAGGTACGACAGAGCCATAACGGTGTTTTCTCCTGATGGCCATCTCTTCCAAGTCGAATACGCGCTCGAAGCTGTGCGCAAGGGTAACGCCGCCGTCGGCGTACGTGGCACCGACACCATCGTTCTCGGAGTCGAAAAGAAGTCCACTGCCAAGCTCCAGGACTCCAg ATCAGTGAGGAAGATCGTGAACCTGGATAATCACATTGCTCTAGCCTGTGCTGGGCTCAAAGCAGATGCTCGTGTTTTGATAAACAAGGCTAGGATTGAATGTCAAAGCCACAGGCTTACTGTTGAGGATCCAGTAACAGTTGAGTATATAACGCGTTACATTGCTGGTCTTCAGCAAAAGTACACACAAAGTGGTGGTGTGAGACCATTTGGTCTTTCAACTTTGAttgttgggtttgatccatacACGGGTTCACCATCACTATACCAGACAGATCCTTCTGGGACTTTTTCAGCATGGAAAGCTAATGCAACTGGAAGAAACTCCAATTCGATAAGGGAATTTCTGGAGAAGAACTTCAAAGAAACTTCTGGGCAAGAAACCATAAAGCTTGCAATCCGTGCTTTGCTTGAG GTTGTTGAAAGTGGGGGAAAAAACATAGAAGTGGCTGTGATGACTAAGGATCATGGTCTGCGGCAACTTGAAGAAGCTGAAATTGATGCTATTGTTGCTGAGATAGAAGCAGAGAAAGCGGCTGCTGAGGCGGCAAAGAAGGGCCCTCCTAGGGAAACATGA